Proteins from a single region of Diaphorobacter limosus:
- a CDS encoding efflux transporter outer membrane subunit, whose product MQLSQVLIISLPIALTLLAGCASAPPYQRPAIALPAQFKQATAAAQDAGIWRPVQPQDAPAPEAWWRLYADPDLDRLQQQAASANPGIAQAVARLRAAQAAVAGSRAGLLPSLGASGTATRARSATGSGGGTNNSYSLGLNASWELDLWGRLSGAVDASQAQAQASGADLAAAHLSLQASLAQAYFALRTAEAQQRLLQESLAAYEQSWQLTRNRERAGVASSADVAQAEAQYKSTQAQLIEAGTSRAQLEHALAALLGLAPAAFDLPATGLLPAPPLVPAELPAELLRRRPDIAAAERRVAAANADLGVARTAYFPALTLSGAAGYRGARLSDLVSAPQLFWSLGPALAATLFDGGARDASVESARAALDLATAGYRQSVLTALQEVEDNLAAATSLAQQQQVQTEAVAAAQRALDVVSNQYRAGTVAYLNVLSAQTTVLAARRSLIDVQGRRLVAVNTLLKNVAGRWESAESYQKQ is encoded by the coding sequence ATGCAGCTATCACAAGTATTAATTATTAGCCTTCCTATCGCCCTGACCCTATTGGCTGGCTGCGCCAGCGCGCCGCCCTACCAGCGCCCGGCGATAGCGCTGCCCGCGCAGTTCAAGCAGGCCACGGCAGCCGCGCAGGATGCCGGCATCTGGCGCCCGGTGCAGCCACAGGACGCACCGGCACCCGAGGCGTGGTGGCGTCTGTATGCCGACCCGGATCTCGACCGCCTGCAGCAGCAGGCCGCGAGCGCGAATCCCGGCATCGCCCAGGCCGTGGCACGGCTGCGCGCCGCCCAGGCGGCCGTGGCGGGCAGCCGCGCCGGCCTGCTGCCCAGCCTGGGCGCCAGCGGCACGGCCACGCGTGCGCGCAGCGCGACGGGCTCGGGCGGCGGCACCAACAACAGCTACAGCCTGGGGCTGAACGCCAGCTGGGAGCTGGATCTGTGGGGCCGCCTGTCGGGCGCGGTGGATGCCAGCCAGGCGCAGGCCCAGGCCAGCGGCGCCGACCTGGCGGCGGCGCACCTGTCGCTGCAGGCCAGCCTGGCGCAAGCCTATTTCGCGCTGCGCACCGCCGAGGCCCAGCAGCGGCTGCTGCAGGAGAGCCTGGCCGCCTACGAGCAAAGCTGGCAGCTCACGCGCAACCGTGAGCGCGCAGGCGTGGCCTCCAGCGCCGACGTGGCCCAGGCCGAGGCCCAGTACAAAAGCACCCAGGCCCAGCTGATTGAGGCCGGCACCAGCCGCGCCCAGCTGGAGCACGCCCTGGCCGCCTTGCTGGGCCTGGCGCCCGCGGCCTTCGATCTGCCGGCCACCGGCCTGCTGCCGGCGCCTCCCCTGGTGCCCGCCGAGCTGCCGGCCGAGCTGCTGCGCCGGCGCCCCGACATCGCCGCCGCCGAGCGCCGCGTGGCCGCCGCCAACGCCGATCTGGGCGTGGCCCGGACGGCCTACTTTCCGGCACTCACCCTGTCGGGCGCGGCAGGCTACCGTGGCGCGCGCCTGTCAGATCTGGTGAGTGCGCCGCAGCTGTTCTGGTCGCTGGGCCCGGCCCTGGCCGCCACCTTGTTTGACGGTGGGGCACGCGATGCGTCGGTCGAGTCGGCCCGCGCCGCGCTCGATCTGGCCACGGCCGGCTACCGCCAGAGCGTGCTCACGGCGCTGCAGGAGGTCGAGGACAACCTGGCCGCCGCCACCAGCCTGGCCCAGCAGCAGCAGGTACAGACCGAGGCCGTCGCCGCCGCGCAAAGGGCGCTGGATGTAGTGAGCAACCAGTATCGCGCGGGCACCGTGGCCTACCTCAACGTGCTCTCGGCCCAGACCACGGTGCTGGCCGCCCGGCGCAGCCTGATCGACGTGCAGGGCCGCCGCCTGGTGGCGGTGAATACGCTGCTGAAGAACGTGGCCGGGCGCTGGGAGAGCGCCGAAAGCTATCAAAAACAATAG
- a CDS encoding DUF6519 domain-containing protein, whose translation MQGDLSRETFDARKHYTAVRLQQGRVLTDADFNEQGDITRQRLEHLARDVIGASGGPAEGAGFALAGGMAALAVHAQDANSIWIAGQDGVLLVSSNGGGAWTVANTGSTRHLRALARSGSTGWAVGDGGTILRTSNSGSSWTAQASGTLQALRGVACTDAQHAWAVGDGGLALATVDGGVTWTARATGVARLHAVAFTSAQNGLAVGQGGAIVRSADGGQTWAKVGSGSQATLRAVVLNGAQALAAGDGGTLLVSGDGGATWSTATSGSTARLRTLRMRDANTGWAAGDGGTLLATGNGGASWTAQPVAGSPQLAGLSVAGTADAWAVGGGQSWRIAATGAGAPATLPAASLLISAGCYFVQGQHCVWEQAASLANQPDGGVAPRLAPGQHLIYLRAWQRHISALEDPAIREVALGGPDTATRARQMAQVRALALPAPSNNLAWHCNAPLDDWNQLTAPSSARLAARAEPELAATGVCDLAASAGYRRLENQLYRVEIHSVDANTGAATFKWSRENASVAYAVQSVTLDSAAQQTIVRVAARGRDANLDLSPHDRVELLDDAAAQQQRAGQLFEFLHDGDDTLELVLDGLPQGSLGQDASGHPLLRRWEQRPTAAGQHALAVVEGGWIPLEDGVQVRFAPGGSYRVGDYWQIPARTATADVEWPLDEDGAPQACPPAGVRDGWARLGLVTVDAGGLISAITDCREWFPPLTQLTQLLYVGGDGQEAAPNTTLAEPLRLRVARGALPLAGSRVRFTLEAGGGSVNPPEATTDAQGLAQCNWQLGGAGPQRVRANLLTSGGAAVPEQTLVFAATAQAPAQAGGGCCITIGKGGDFEQLSTELLMKLLEEHGGQLCLCLLPGTHELADLTVNQVPPGARLSLHGCGPTAIVAVHAPIALGGFAALELRDLQLAMDPGTSLQLTGNRELGLHSLRVRGKQDQPQPWIVVDGSSELRMHQCEVAAAAPASVVLQNITGQCEVMHCVIAGDLAFYGMPPPDGTASAPIATVLVNALISGDFQVPAGRGQLVLGHNRLRRLNLGEEMLKQLIQRQFNGLFQTVVLQGNTFSSAPSLCAGVLLTVNGNHFTAGQTAENLHGVLAGRRAAASGNASDLLNDKMTLVFLLTNRTQFRGAANLMPTTPPSI comes from the coding sequence ATGCAAGGCGATCTCTCCCGCGAAACCTTCGACGCGCGCAAGCACTACACGGCAGTGCGGCTGCAGCAGGGCCGCGTGCTCACCGATGCCGACTTCAACGAGCAGGGCGACATCACGCGCCAGCGCCTGGAACATCTGGCGCGCGATGTGATCGGCGCCAGCGGCGGCCCGGCCGAGGGCGCGGGCTTTGCGCTGGCGGGCGGCATGGCCGCCCTGGCCGTACACGCCCAGGATGCCAACAGCATCTGGATTGCCGGCCAGGATGGTGTGCTGCTCGTCAGCAGCAACGGCGGCGGCGCCTGGACTGTGGCCAACACCGGCAGCACGCGCCACCTGCGCGCCCTGGCACGCAGCGGCAGCACCGGCTGGGCCGTGGGTGATGGCGGCACCATCTTGCGCACCAGCAATTCCGGCAGCAGCTGGACCGCCCAGGCCAGCGGCACGCTGCAGGCGCTGCGCGGCGTGGCCTGCACCGACGCCCAGCATGCCTGGGCCGTTGGCGATGGCGGCCTGGCCCTGGCCACGGTCGACGGCGGCGTCACCTGGACGGCGCGCGCCACCGGCGTGGCGCGGCTCCATGCCGTGGCCTTCACCAGCGCACAGAACGGCCTGGCCGTGGGCCAGGGCGGCGCCATCGTGCGCAGCGCCGACGGCGGCCAGACCTGGGCCAAGGTCGGCAGCGGCAGCCAGGCCACGCTGCGTGCCGTGGTCTTGAACGGTGCCCAGGCCCTGGCCGCGGGTGACGGTGGCACCCTGCTCGTGAGCGGCGATGGCGGCGCCACCTGGAGCACGGCGACCAGCGGCAGCACGGCCCGCCTGCGCACCCTGCGCATGCGTGACGCCAACACCGGCTGGGCCGCCGGCGACGGCGGCACGCTGCTGGCCACCGGCAACGGCGGCGCCAGCTGGACGGCGCAGCCCGTGGCAGGCAGCCCGCAACTGGCAGGCCTGTCGGTCGCCGGCACGGCCGACGCCTGGGCCGTGGGCGGCGGCCAGTCCTGGCGCATCGCGGCCACGGGCGCGGGCGCCCCCGCCACGCTGCCCGCGGCCAGCCTGCTGATCAGCGCCGGCTGCTACTTCGTGCAGGGCCAGCATTGCGTCTGGGAGCAGGCCGCATCACTGGCCAACCAGCCCGATGGCGGCGTGGCCCCGCGCCTGGCACCGGGCCAGCACCTGATCTACCTGCGCGCCTGGCAGCGCCACATCAGCGCGCTGGAAGACCCCGCCATACGCGAAGTGGCGCTGGGCGGGCCGGACACGGCCACGCGCGCACGGCAGATGGCCCAGGTGCGCGCCCTGGCACTGCCAGCGCCAAGCAACAACCTTGCCTGGCATTGCAACGCCCCGCTGGATGACTGGAACCAGCTGACTGCGCCCTCCAGCGCCCGACTGGCGGCGCGTGCCGAGCCCGAGCTGGCTGCCACCGGCGTGTGCGACCTGGCCGCCAGCGCCGGCTACCGGCGGCTGGAAAACCAGCTCTATCGGGTGGAGATCCACAGCGTGGACGCCAACACCGGCGCCGCCACCTTCAAGTGGTCGCGCGAAAACGCCTCGGTGGCCTACGCGGTGCAATCCGTCACCCTCGACAGCGCGGCCCAGCAGACCATCGTGCGCGTGGCCGCGCGCGGGCGCGATGCCAACCTGGATCTGTCGCCACACGACCGCGTGGAGTTGCTGGACGATGCCGCCGCACAGCAGCAGCGCGCCGGCCAGCTGTTCGAGTTTCTGCACGACGGCGACGACACGCTGGAGCTGGTGCTCGACGGCCTGCCCCAGGGCAGCCTGGGCCAGGACGCCAGCGGCCACCCGCTGCTGCGGCGCTGGGAGCAGCGCCCCACTGCCGCCGGCCAGCACGCGCTGGCCGTGGTCGAGGGCGGCTGGATTCCCCTGGAAGACGGCGTGCAGGTGCGCTTTGCCCCCGGCGGCAGCTACCGCGTGGGCGACTACTGGCAGATCCCCGCGCGCACGGCCACGGCCGATGTCGAGTGGCCGCTGGACGAGGACGGGGCGCCGCAAGCCTGCCCGCCCGCCGGTGTGCGTGACGGCTGGGCGCGCCTGGGCCTGGTGACGGTGGACGCGGGTGGCCTGATCAGCGCCATCACCGACTGCCGCGAATGGTTCCCGCCACTCACCCAGCTGACGCAGCTGCTCTACGTGGGCGGCGACGGCCAGGAGGCCGCGCCCAACACCACGCTGGCCGAACCGCTGCGCCTGCGCGTGGCACGCGGCGCGCTGCCCCTGGCCGGCAGCCGGGTGCGCTTCACGCTGGAGGCCGGTGGCGGCAGCGTCAACCCCCCCGAGGCCACAACCGATGCGCAGGGCCTGGCACAGTGCAACTGGCAGCTGGGCGGCGCCGGGCCGCAGCGCGTGCGCGCCAACCTGCTCACCAGCGGCGGCGCAGCCGTGCCCGAGCAGACACTGGTGTTTGCCGCCACGGCCCAGGCACCGGCGCAGGCGGGCGGCGGTTGTTGCATCACCATTGGCAAGGGCGGCGACTTTGAGCAGCTGAGCACCGAGCTGCTGATGAAACTGCTGGAGGAACATGGCGGCCAGCTGTGCCTATGCCTGCTGCCCGGCACGCATGAGCTCGCAGACCTGACGGTGAACCAGGTGCCGCCCGGAGCCAGGCTGTCGCTGCACGGCTGTGGCCCCACGGCCATCGTCGCCGTGCACGCACCCATCGCGCTGGGCGGGTTTGCCGCGCTGGAGCTGCGCGACCTGCAGCTGGCCATGGACCCCGGCACCTCGCTGCAACTGACGGGCAACCGCGAACTGGGCCTGCACAGCCTGCGCGTGCGGGGAAAGCAGGATCAGCCCCAGCCCTGGATCGTGGTGGACGGCAGCAGCGAGCTGCGCATGCACCAGTGCGAGGTGGCGGCGGCGGCGCCGGCCTCGGTGGTGCTGCAGAACATCACCGGGCAATGCGAGGTCATGCACTGCGTGATCGCTGGCGACCTGGCGTTCTATGGCATGCCGCCGCCCGACGGCACGGCCTCGGCACCTATCGCAACGGTTCTGGTGAATGCGTTGATCAGCGGCGACTTCCAGGTGCCGGCCGGCCGCGGCCAGCTGGTGCTGGGGCACAACCGGTTGCGCCGCCTGAACCTGGGCGAGGAAATGCTCAAGCAGTTGATACAACGGCAATTCAACGGCCTGTTCCAGACCGTGGTGCTGCAGGGCAATACCTTCAGCAGCGCGCCCAGCCTGTGCGCCGGCGTGCTCCTGACGGTCAACGGCAACCATTTCACAGCCGGCCAGACAGCGGAAAACCTGCATGGCGTGCTGGCGGGCCGCCGCGCGGCCGCCAGCGGCAATGCAAGCGACCTGCTCAATGACAAGATGACGCTGGTGTTCCTGCTCACCAACCGCACCCAGTTCCGTGGCGCGGCCAACCTGATGCCCACGACGCCACCATCGATTTGA